One genomic region from Dehalobacter restrictus DSM 9455 encodes:
- a CDS encoding YhgE/Pip domain-containing protein: protein MALEKKRWRKRAVIAAVIILPLIYSVFFLSAFWDPYSKLEKLPVAFVNQDQGAVINGKSRNLGNEITEELKSDENIKWVLTTDAEAKTGIQNREYYAEVSIPADFS, encoded by the coding sequence ATGGCATTAGAGAAAAAACGTTGGAGAAAACGAGCAGTTATTGCAGCTGTAATCATTCTTCCCCTCATATACAGTGTATTTTTTCTTTCAGCGTTCTGGGATCCGTACAGCAAATTAGAGAAGCTTCCTGTGGCTTTTGTCAATCAGGACCAGGGCGCAGTTATCAATGGTAAGTCAAGAAATTTAGGAAATGAGATCACTGAAGAACTAAAATCCGATGAAAACATCAAATGGGTTTTGACTACGGACGCAGAAGCAAAGACAGGAATACAAAACAGAGAATATTATGCTGAAGTTTCGATACCGGCCGATTTCTCATAA